One Chroicocephalus ridibundus chromosome 26, bChrRid1.1, whole genome shotgun sequence genomic region harbors:
- the BLVRB gene encoding flavin reductase (NADPH) — MATVRKVAIFGATGRTGRPTLGQALQEGYTVTVLVRDRARLPPECDPQRVVVGDVLDPAAVAEAVRDQDAVIILLGTRDDLGPTTVMSEGTKNIVAAMKTHGVRKVVACLSAFLLWDPQKVPPRLMPVTEDHIRMEHVLRESGLDCVYVVPPHIDGSGPLTGDYWVSLGAAGASRVISAPDLGHFLLRCLRTPRYDGKRVYVCREYPRE, encoded by the exons atggcCACCGTGAGGAAGGTCGCCATCTTCGGGGCCACCGGCCGGACGGGGCGGCCCACGCTGGGCCAGGCGCTGCAGGAGG GGTACACGGTGACGGTGCTGGTGCGGGACcgggcccggctgccccccgAGTGCGACCCCCAGCGCGTGGTGGTGGGCGACGTGCTGGACCCCGCGGCTGTGGCCGAAGCCGTGAGGGACCAGGACGCCGTCATCATCCTCCTGGGCACCCGCGATGACCTGG GCCCCACCACGGTGATGTCTGAGGGCACCAAGAACATCGTGGCGGCCATGAAGACCCACGGCGTCCGCAAGGTGGTTGCCTGCCTCTCGG cgTTCCTGCTGTGGGACCCCCAGAAGGTGCCCCCCCGGCTGATGCCGGTGACCGAGGACCACATCCGCATGGAGCACGTCCTGCGGGAGTCGGGGCTCGACTGTGTCTACGTCGTGCCCCCCCACATCGACG GCTCGGGGCCTCTGACTGGGGATTACTGGGTGTCACTGGGAGCCGCCGGCGCCTCCCGGGTCATCTCTGCCCCCGACCTGGGCCATTTCCTGCTGCGCTGCCTCCGCACCCCCCGCTACGACGGGAAACGCGTCTACGTCTGCCGGGAATACCCCCGGGAATGA